The following coding sequences lie in one Seriola aureovittata isolate HTS-2021-v1 ecotype China chromosome 5, ASM2101889v1, whole genome shotgun sequence genomic window:
- the LOC130169200 gene encoding T-box transcription factor TBX3-like, producing the protein MRSFSETCVPTEAPQAFPTRVGDAALRGTVLAGPPLFPAMALSSRGSADPSLDTMIHTSPPGHSAMLCRPPEILEGGEMADDEPKVYLEASDLWRQFHKCGTEMVITKSGRRMFPPLKARCIGMDRKAKYILLMDIVAADDCRYKFHNSRWIVAGKADPEMPKRMYIHPDSPATGEQWMSKVVNFHKLKLTNNISDKHGFTILNSMHKYQPRFHIVKVNDILKLPYSTFRTYVFSETEFIAVTAYQNDQITQLKIDNNPFAKGFRDIGNGRREKS; encoded by the exons ATGCGCAGTTTCTCGGAGACGTGCGTCCCGACCGAGGCACCACAAGCCTTTCCAACAAGAGTCGGAGATGCGGCCCTTCGAGGGACTGTCCTGGCCGGACCCCCGCTGTTCCCAGCCATGGCTTTATCCTCCCGAGGGTCAGCGGATCCCAGTTTGGATACGATGATTCACACGTCTCCGCCCGGGCATTCTGCGATGCTGTGTCGGCCTCCCGAAATTCtggagggaggggagatggCAGATGATGAGCCGAAAGTTTATCTGGAAGCCAGCGACCTTTGGAGACAGTTCCACAAATGCGGCACTGAAATGGTCATTACAAAATCTGGGAG GCGCATGTTCCCGCCGCTCAAGGCCCGGTGCATCGGGATGGATAGAAAAGCCAAATATATTCTTCTGATGGACATAGTGGCGGCTGATGACTGCAGATACAAGTTTCATAACTCCCGCTGGATAGTGGCGGGAAAGGCGGACCCCGAGATGCCCAAGCGCATGTACATCCACCCGGACAGTCCGGCCACGGGCGAGCAGTGGATGTCCAAAGTGGTCAACTTCCACAAACTTAAACTGACCAACAACATTTCTGACAAACATGGATTT acaATTCTCAACTCGATGCACAAATACCAGCCCAGATTTCATATCGTGAAGGTAAACGACATCCTCAAACTGCCCTACAGCACCTTCAGAACATACGTCTTCTCCGAGACTGAGTTCATCGCAGTCACAGCTTATCAGAACGATCAG atcacacagctgaaaatagatAACAATCCTTTCGCTAAGGGATTCAGAGACATCGGCAAcggaagaagagaaaagag CTAA
- the LOC130169651 gene encoding uncharacterized protein LOC130169651: MRLIDMKPEPLQDSSPQYSDNLKSSDAHESDSDRNEDNAGEEERRTTRDTKPGSKVSMADRTVQTPAGTQRETDPRQSHVVSIISDGAGCSNPQDSEQEQMCKLRSGFAHSRVYPPELNTHLWDPSVPGGLLHSAQVNTWNSCATVDRAASCGLSLAAPVRTPGTPGFPISLQQQALVQDLMTFSHFGGFLFYPYASLSVRSKVDFRAYPSVHSRDYFTSPIISSCVPPGGGLKYLVPDLLTLPKTEQMNSVEEAEMDCSQDETQTGTEF, translated from the exons aTGCGGCTGATCGACATGAAACCTGAACCTCTTCAAGATTCATCCCCGCAATATTCAGACAATCTCAAGTCCTCAG ATGCCCATGAAAGTGACAGCGACAGAAACGAAGACAATGCCGGAGAGGAGGAGCGCAGAACGACAAGAGACACGAAACCCGGATCAAAGGTTTCCATGGCAGACAGAACAGTACAGACTCCAGctgggacacagagagaaacgGATCCAAGACAAAGTCACGTCGTCAGTATCATAAGTGATGGAGCGGGTTGCTCCAACCCACAAGACTCAGAGCAGGAACAAATGTGCAAATTACGCAGCGGTTTCGCACACAGCCGTGTTTATCCACCGGAATTGAACACGCATCTGTGGGATCCGAGTGTCCCCGGCGGTCTTCTCCACTCCGCTCAGGTGAACACCTGGAACAGCTGTGCCACCGTGGACAGAGCGGCGTCGTGTGGACTGAGCCTGGCAGCACCTGTCAGGACTCCAGGAACCCCAGGGTTTCCCATCAGCCTTCAGCAGCAGGCGCTGGTACAG GACCTGATGACCTTTTCACACTTTGGAGGCTTCCTGTTTTATCCCTACGCCAGCCTCTCAGTGCGCTCCAAAGTGGATTTCAGAGCCTATCCGAGCGTCCACAGCCGGGACTACTTCACCTCCCCAATAATATCCTCATGTGTTCCTCCTGGTGGTGGGTTGAAATATCTTGTCCCTGATTTGCTAACGCTGCCCAAAACAGAGCAGATGAACTCGGTGGAAGAAGCTGAAATGGACTGCAGTCAGGACGAGACACAAACAGGGACAGAATTCTGA